The nucleotide sequence AGTTGAGCTACCGCCTTTAAAGGATGCGCATCCGTCTTATCAACTTTTGTTTTCGTCCTCAAATGAAAAAAGcaagtttttccagaagaataTAAGACGATACAACTCTATGTTCTCTTTTACATCTATGGGTGGAAAGGTTGATTCTGCAATTAACAAGGGCAATGCTCCATTTATTTATCGTATCAGTGGACAAAACTATCATTGCATCGGTAGTCTTAAACCTTCAGTTGGAAATCAACCTCAGTTTTGTCAGCTATATATATATGACACTGAAAATGAAATAACAAACAGACAGGCATTATTCGGGTATGATTCAATATAAGCCCAATCtttttttacttatatatatTCATAGAAAACGATTTTCTAATATTATTATTATGCTATATTAAGTTTATGTTGTTTATTTGTATTTTCTCAGGAAAACAAGCAAACCTTCGTCCTCTAATGATAAAGAGATTGATGTTGAAATGATAAATTATTTGAGGGatttattagattcagaaaatatgttggttaagacATATAGAATGGTCAGAGACCATTTTCACGAATCCCCAGAGGCCAACCTTAAACTTCGTCTTATGTATAAAAGAGAAAAAGATGGCAGAACATATAACTTACCAACCACGTCTGAAGTTGCTGCTTTGGTTGTTGGAGACATAGATAAAGCTATTGACCATCGTGATATTCTTGTCGAGACTCAGTCTGGAATGTTGCAGCGTATTAGCGAATTACATCCATCATATCTTGCTCTGCAATATCCGTTGCTTTTCCCATATGGTGATGATGGATATAGAATTGATATTCCCCATAGAGATTTCATTGCGACACAAAAGAAAATAAAGCCAAAGTGCACGATGAGAGAATTTTTTGCATATAGGATCCAAGATAGAAATTATGGTTTTTCCTTAATTCTTAACGGAAGAAGGTTGTTACAACAGTTTTTGGTTGACACATATACGATGATCGAGAGCGAGAGACTACATTACATTAGAAGACAACAAACAAAACTTCGATCTGAAACATTTGAAAATCTTCAGAAGCATAAAGCTAAAGGTAAACAAACTTTGAAAGACACTGGAAAGCCTGTTATACTACCTTCTTCATTTACGGGTGGTGCAAGATTCATGCAACAAAACTACCTCGATGCAATGGCCTTATGTAAGTCTTTCGGGTACCCAGATTTCTTCATAACTATAACTTGTAATCCTAAGTGGCCAGAAGTAAAACGATTTCTAAACGATTCCACCATCAAAGCTGAGGACAGGCCTGACATACTTTGTCGGTTGTTTAAAATGAAGCTCGACTCAATAATCAAAGATTTGAAGGATTCTAACTACCTCGGTGAGATTAATGCTGGtatgttaggtttttttttttacttttattagtTTTGAGTAAAATTTGCAAttacttttataaaataacaaatttgttttttttttgtatttagttgTTTATACGGTAGAATTCCAGAAGCGTGGTCTTCCTCATGCACATATATGCTTATTTATGAATGTGGATCACAAACTTCCTACTGTAGATCACATAGATCCATTTATATCGGCTGAGATTCCTGATAAAAATCAAGATCCCGAACTTTATTCTTTGGTAAGTGATTATATGATTCACGGTCCATGTGGAAATGCTAATTTGAAGTGTCCTTGCATGGTTGATAAAAGATGTTCAAAAAATTTTCCAAAGAAATTTTCATCACATACAACTGTTGATTCAAATGGTTTCCCTGTATACCGAAGACGAGATTCTGGCCACACAGTTATAAAATCGGGTGTTAGATTGGACAACAGAAGCGTTGTTCCATATAACAAAAGGCTTCTAAAAAGATATCAAGCACACATCAATGTGGAATGGTGTAATCAATCTGGTTCAGTTAAATATTTGTTCAAGTATATTAATAAAGGCCCTGATATGGCTACTGCTGTTGTTTCTGGTGTTTCAAATCCAAGCATTAAGGATAAGCCAAGGGATGAGATCAAGGAATATTATGATTGTAGATATATTTCAGCATGTGAGGCATCATGGAGAATATTCTCAAACGAGGTTCATTATAGGTATCCTGCAGTTATGAGGCTTCCCTTTCATATGCTGGGTCAACAGAATGTTGTTTATGGTGCGGATGACGATATTGATAATGTTTTAACCAAGCCTTCAGTTGCTTCTTCAATATTTCTTGAATGGATGAAATTAAACGAGTCAAATGAAAAGGCTAGAAAGTTAACTTATGTTGAGTTTCCATCAAAATTTGTTTGGAAACTTCAAGATAGATGTTGGCAGGTACGTAAGACGTACCAAACTGTTGGTCGTATACATTCTGTGTCTCCTGCGTTAGGCGAACCTTATTTTTTGAGGATACTTCTGAATAAAGTTAGAGGGCCCAGATCCTTCGAGGAAATACGTACTATTAATGGTCAGTTATTCCCGACTTTTAGAGATGCTTGCTACGCAATGGGGCTGTTAGATGATGACAATGAGTACGTTGAGGCCATTAAAGAAGCAAGTTTCGAAGGACATGCTGGGTATCTCCGAGCGTTATTTGCTACATTGCTGTTGTCAAATACACTTTCACGTCCAGAGTTTGTGTGGGAGAACACTTGGAAATACTTAGCAGATGATATTTTATACAGACGTCAAAAAGAAACAAATATTTCAGGTTCTcagctttctttttattttacattcgAATTATCTGTTTCATCAGTAATGCcaaacattgttttttttttttaaattttaggtTTGGTGCTTCCTGAACATCAAGTTAAAAACCTCACTTTGTTGGAAATTGAAAAATATTTACTTTCGAATGGTTCGTCGTTACGAGGTTTTAACACGATGCCTTTTCCTGATGATGATTCGTTACGTGATGCTACTAATCGTTTAATCAATGAAGAGCTATCACATGACATAGATGAAGTAC is from Helianthus annuus cultivar XRQ/B chromosome 9, HanXRQr2.0-SUNRISE, whole genome shotgun sequence and encodes:
- the LOC110875653 gene encoding uncharacterized protein LOC110875653; this encodes MSKRSNHSRSSSKDPNSIQQIFKSPVIRTPLSDISNVNSPAESSSNNNKRSKKSSSSINVPIILSENINSLQSTNNTHRNICSIGPHSSINETSSLVSTISDKSSKSTPSNDNLRYSISPSINISKNQVVFGSTSTITKLSSGKRKLEHKKRDTTPIPMVNLDSDEDDVLVRVEDPYKGVSKDYLDHGDQVLTCEICSAKLWASEGGKGRITMNKLCYSMCCGYGKVELPPLKDAHPSYQLLFSSSNEKSKFFQKNIRRYNSMFSFTSMGGKVDSAINKGNAPFIYRISGQNYHCIGSLKPSVGNQPQFCQLYIYDTENEITNRQALFGKTSKPSSSNDKEIDVEMINYLRDLLDSENMLVKTYRMVRDHFHESPEANLKLRLMYKREKDGRTYNLPTTSEVAALVVGDIDKAIDHRDILVETQSGMLQRISELHPSYLALQYPLLFPYGDDGYRIDIPHRDFIATQKKIKPKCTMREFFAYRIQDRNYGFSLILNGRRLLQQFLVDTYTMIESERLHYIRRQQTKLRSETFENLQKHKAKGKQTLKDTGKPVILPSSFTGGARFMQQNYLDAMALCKSFGYPDFFITITCNPKWPEVKRFLNDSTIKAEDRPDILCRLFKMKLDSIIKDLKDSNYLGEINAVVYTVEFQKRGLPHAHICLFMNVDHKLPTVDHIDPFISAEIPDKNQDPELYSLVSDYMIHGPCGNANLKCPCMVDKRCSKNFPKKFSSHTTVDSNGFPVYRRRDSGHTVIKSGVRLDNRSVVPYNKRLLKRYQAHINVEWCNQSGSVKYLFKYINKGPDMATAVVSGVSNPSIKDKPRDEIKEYYDCRYISACEASWRIFSNEVHYRYPAVMRLPFHMLGQQNVVYGADDDIDNVLTKPSVASSIFLEWMKLNESNEKARKLTYVEFPSKFVWKLQDRCWQVRKTYQTVGRIHSVSPALGEPYFLRILLNKVRGPRSFEEIRTINGQLFPTFRDACYAMGLLDDDNEYVEAIKEASFEGHAGYLRALFATLLLSNTLSRPEFVWENTWKYLADDILYRRQKETNISGLVLPEHQVKNLTLLEIEKYLLSNGSSLRGFNTMPFPDDDSLRDATNRLINEELSHDIDEVQSEFNKLHQCLTDEQRAVFDEIMEAVASRKGGLFFVYGYGGTGKTFLLKTLASAVRCRGEIVLNVASSGIASLLLSRGRTAHSRFHIPINLTEDSMCHIKPNSDIANLLKETQLIIWDEAPMVHKHAFEALDRTMSDVFTDGRSIRSDVPFGGKVLVFGGDFRQILPVIPNGTRQQIVCASLSSSYIWSKFKLLRLTKNMRLTIGADSSDMESIRDFAKWLLDIGEGKLGDDNDGEAIIEIPDDLLITDSSDPIQSLIDFVYPSILEQFRNPGFFSERAILAPKNEVVHEINDRLLSLFPGDAKEYLSSDSICQTEQMLDSFQEGLYSTENLNALKISGLPNHRLVLKVGVPVMLLRNIDQQKGLCNGTRLKITFLGKRVIEAEVISGDCFAMTINKSQGQSLSKVGLYLKDPVFTHGQLYVALSRVKTREGVKILIFDADGKPTNKTSNVVYKEVFGSL